From Halomicrobium salinisoli, the proteins below share one genomic window:
- a CDS encoding PQQ-binding-like beta-propeller repeat protein, whose amino-acid sequence MRRRELLGTLPAATAALAGCSVPGLGRRTDWSVSVGSELPAPLVLADGAVFAASGATAHRLATDSGETEWRRGLDARVLKAVAAADGRLYLGRVDGVALALDRESGDRVWRERPSVESPAVGLDAGDGVLYAGLADGVVLARDAATGEELWRTDVGADLDEGPVSGGDAVYVGDREGRLYAVDAATGEERWTFDASGGLLVRPTAVEGTVYQGSDAGVLHAVDAATGEERWRHAAAEDGSVSVAVDGDTAYLATVAGSLQALSLDARTVQWRFEEYSGAAAPPAVDPDAVYVGGNTGLNAVSKDSGDRRWKVDAGDAWHQTPRLGEERVYTGDTEGTVYAIGRS is encoded by the coding sequence ATGCGACGACGCGAGTTACTCGGGACGCTACCGGCCGCGACGGCCGCACTGGCGGGATGTTCCGTGCCCGGACTGGGACGGCGGACCGACTGGTCGGTCTCCGTCGGGTCGGAGCTGCCGGCGCCGCTGGTCCTCGCTGACGGCGCGGTGTTCGCCGCGAGCGGGGCGACGGCCCACCGTCTCGCCACCGACAGCGGCGAGACCGAGTGGCGACGCGGCCTCGACGCCCGGGTACTCAAGGCCGTCGCGGCCGCCGACGGCCGCCTGTATCTCGGTCGAGTCGACGGCGTCGCCCTCGCGCTGGACCGCGAGAGCGGCGACAGAGTGTGGCGAGAGCGGCCGTCGGTCGAGAGCCCCGCGGTGGGACTCGACGCCGGCGACGGGGTCCTCTACGCGGGCCTCGCCGACGGAGTCGTCCTCGCGCGCGACGCCGCGACCGGGGAGGAGCTGTGGCGGACCGACGTCGGAGCGGACCTCGACGAGGGCCCCGTCAGCGGCGGAGACGCGGTCTACGTCGGGGACCGCGAGGGACGCCTCTACGCCGTCGACGCGGCGACCGGCGAGGAGCGCTGGACCTTCGACGCCAGCGGCGGCCTGCTCGTCAGACCGACGGCGGTCGAGGGGACCGTCTACCAGGGCAGCGACGCCGGCGTCCTCCACGCCGTCGACGCGGCGACCGGCGAGGAACGCTGGCGACACGCGGCCGCCGAGGACGGGTCCGTGTCGGTCGCCGTCGACGGCGACACGGCGTACCTGGCGACGGTCGCGGGGAGCCTGCAGGCCCTGTCGCTCGACGCGCGGACGGTCCAGTGGCGGTTCGAGGAGTACAGCGGCGCGGCGGCCCCGCCCGCGGTGGACCCGGACGCCGTCTACGTCGGCGGTAACACGGGCCTGAACGCCGTCTCGAAGGACAGCGGCGACCGGCGCTGGAAAGTCGACGCCGGCGACGCGTGGCACCAGACGCCGCGCCTGGGCGAGGAGCGCGTCTACACCGGCGACACCGAGGGGACCGTGTACGCGATCGGACGATCGTAG
- a CDS encoding MSCRAMM family adhesin SdrC: MTAPISGAVTVQQPTPVTAAGNDGPAADRSADAADAADGANATGGTETTNGTDATDGTATNDTNATDGTATNGTDATDGTETNDSNATDDTDATDGIATNGTDATDGASSPREQKGTVLESLASVSADRGQQRAAIDRARRVFRDANGSDYRGSVRLQGSDPLRKDAQGVRALASFAGTDDEERVLRVTRRVVAADNRSTAREITVAEQTLAAHRSALSRGQQKGAGAHLRNARRAFDRAQRLRDRANRSGSAARTIRTRARALVATKTAWRSARQALKRVDRGLGPGTDVRRIADPVRQNGSPDSVYLTGTYRDVPVGEDATVTATVGNQTATPTVVTAGEVTDGTRGFRVELDRERRVTNVTVTVSDPVTGTTDRTVIPLDGDGLPASVEAAVGSDPLDPDGNVTGLPGNQSDDGVHDGAAVARSDAFPDAVADARPDPTVVVGDDADGDGLSDARERALGTDPTDDDTDGDGISDWVETSGGTAVDTDGDGTIDALDDDADGDGRADETEGLIDTDDDMIRNVRDPDDDGDGIATRTELRDAREFLPDADYDGTPNWLARDADNDSVPDGVEGRNDTDGDGLPAYLDNDGDNDGLPDWYERSVTGTDPDDDDSDANWTEADEADDGTLDGATDFDGDGLVAAREYRLGLDPRDDDTDGDGLGDGFEASQPSFSPADSDTDDDGVADAAEDVDGDGLNASQESAYNTSTARTDTDRDGITDGREVEIGTDPADPDTDGDGVIDGDEREIGTDPLAVDSDGDGVPDDEETVETTATDEETGVSVTAVGTGNVARGISIESASNSSTGTMAENASQPVRTSQVVHLSNRTDFDNATVSIPVADGVDVTDRNLTVYKWQAGSDELPRPVETTVDERNRTARATVENFSYVWVADGDVAGYDADVGLTPGDLPFYDGLASLAGWETRGDVTTGTVNGVSGAVLTSTVETETPTPTPEPTPTPTESDDGDDGSSCYPYPSNCVDTDTPTPTPEPTPTPTESDDGDDGSSCYPYPTNCIGTDTPTPEPTPTESDDGDDGSSCYPYPSNCINTDTPTPEPTPTPTESDDGGGDCLPLVGCGPVISVASAAPTGQRASASASASGADAAMERDVAVPSGEEATLHVQVGAVMASPDAELSIAVDDGDSETVLHEWNGIDPNVDQTKTFDLSEHTGEEVTVVVRSEGTVRASVGQVAVTADSDGDGLINSRERDLTGTGAPHLDDDGTLVHRSLELDPRDPDADGDGLEDGQEVYTEEVERGGIFGLFTSTETEVVYYAHPNEVNSDGIGLDDAAEHRKDSDPLVRESLSLSATLPTNVRTPNGGESPEAVRKPTRPNGEGSYWEVPVTQADSWSQQSFGGPPGWLEGYDLEEYETYYRLTGYLSVETSPAVENNLDEYEDELPLGYEVRAPDSDVEVVDVVEREDNTGLPYVGWGDSDRLTPGVHEFDVIVKETSSANTDPSECCVDSLGGLELSVTMSEDGAETIFERDEIMSDVDARTEWTDDEVTVETRQQYGLQFNTRTNFNHHLGVGAQNLRDFNRVAGAATAGAGGAQVLIVSGSKRLAVAFVAFEYRDSADDVVRSAGFDAPEIPGAGPRGVVEKSYIQSTEVLMDAEYAEENDEQTGRTGTTIVIQN; encoded by the coding sequence ATGACGGCACCGATCAGCGGGGCGGTGACCGTCCAGCAGCCGACGCCGGTGACCGCGGCGGGAAACGACGGACCGGCGGCCGACCGGTCTGCCGACGCCGCCGACGCGGCTGACGGCGCCAACGCGACGGGCGGCACCGAAACGACGAACGGCACCGACGCGACGGACGGTACCGCCACGAACGATACCAACGCGACGGACGGTACCGCCACGAACGGCACCGACGCGACGGACGGTACCGAGACGAACGACAGCAACGCGACGGACGATACCGACGCCACGGACGGTATCGCGACGAACGGCACCGACGCCACGGACGGGGCGTCGAGCCCGCGGGAGCAGAAAGGGACCGTCCTCGAATCGCTCGCGTCGGTCTCGGCCGACCGGGGCCAGCAGCGGGCCGCTATCGACCGCGCGCGGCGCGTCTTCCGCGACGCGAACGGGTCCGACTACCGGGGTTCGGTCCGTCTGCAGGGATCGGACCCGCTTCGGAAGGACGCCCAGGGGGTCCGGGCGCTCGCCAGTTTCGCCGGGACGGACGACGAGGAACGCGTGCTCCGGGTGACCCGGCGGGTCGTCGCGGCCGACAACCGTTCGACCGCCCGCGAGATCACCGTCGCCGAACAGACCCTGGCGGCCCACCGGTCCGCGCTGTCGCGCGGCCAGCAGAAGGGCGCGGGGGCGCACCTCCGGAACGCGCGGCGCGCGTTCGACCGGGCGCAGCGTCTCCGCGACCGGGCGAACCGGTCCGGCAGCGCCGCCCGGACGATTCGAACGCGGGCGCGAGCGCTCGTCGCGACGAAGACCGCCTGGCGGTCGGCGCGACAGGCCCTGAAGCGCGTGGACCGCGGCCTGGGTCCGGGGACCGACGTCCGTCGGATCGCCGATCCGGTCCGGCAGAACGGCTCGCCGGACAGCGTCTACCTGACCGGGACCTACCGCGACGTCCCCGTCGGCGAGGACGCGACCGTGACCGCGACGGTCGGTAACCAGACGGCAACGCCGACCGTGGTGACCGCGGGCGAGGTGACCGACGGGACTCGCGGGTTTCGGGTCGAACTAGATCGGGAGAGGCGGGTGACGAACGTCACGGTGACCGTCTCGGACCCGGTGACGGGGACGACCGACCGGACGGTGATCCCGCTGGACGGTGACGGCCTCCCTGCCTCCGTCGAGGCGGCGGTCGGGAGCGACCCGCTCGACCCCGACGGCAACGTCACGGGACTCCCCGGGAACCAGTCCGACGACGGCGTCCACGACGGCGCCGCCGTCGCCCGCAGCGACGCGTTCCCGGACGCCGTCGCGGACGCGCGTCCGGACCCGACGGTCGTCGTCGGCGACGACGCGGACGGTGACGGCCTCTCGGACGCTCGCGAGAGAGCGCTCGGCACCGACCCGACGGACGACGACACGGACGGCGACGGTATCTCCGACTGGGTCGAAACCAGCGGCGGTACGGCCGTCGATACCGACGGTGACGGGACCATCGACGCCCTCGACGACGACGCGGACGGCGACGGCCGCGCCGACGAGACGGAGGGGCTGATCGACACCGACGACGACATGATACGGAACGTCCGCGACCCCGACGACGACGGTGACGGGATCGCGACCCGGACGGAGCTCCGGGACGCGCGCGAGTTCCTGCCCGACGCCGACTACGACGGCACGCCGAACTGGCTCGCCCGCGACGCGGACAACGATTCGGTCCCCGACGGCGTCGAGGGCCGGAACGACACGGACGGCGACGGACTCCCGGCGTACCTCGACAACGACGGTGACAACGACGGCCTCCCGGACTGGTACGAGCGGTCGGTCACCGGGACAGACCCCGATGACGACGACAGCGACGCGAACTGGACCGAGGCCGACGAGGCCGACGACGGGACTCTCGACGGAGCGACGGACTTCGACGGCGACGGTCTCGTCGCCGCCCGAGAGTACCGACTGGGGCTCGATCCGCGGGACGACGATACCGACGGCGACGGCCTCGGAGACGGCTTCGAGGCGTCGCAGCCGTCGTTCTCGCCCGCCGACTCCGACACCGACGACGACGGCGTCGCCGACGCCGCCGAGGACGTCGACGGGGACGGCCTGAACGCCAGCCAGGAGAGCGCGTACAACACCTCGACGGCACGGACCGACACGGACCGGGACGGCATCACGGACGGGAGGGAGGTCGAGATCGGGACCGACCCGGCGGACCCCGACACGGACGGCGACGGCGTGATCGACGGCGACGAGCGCGAGATCGGGACCGACCCGCTGGCCGTCGACTCCGACGGCGACGGCGTCCCGGACGACGAAGAGACCGTCGAGACGACTGCGACCGACGAGGAGACCGGCGTCTCGGTCACCGCCGTCGGCACGGGGAACGTCGCGCGCGGCATCTCGATCGAATCCGCGTCGAACTCCTCGACCGGGACGATGGCCGAGAACGCCTCGCAACCGGTCCGGACCTCGCAGGTCGTACACCTCTCGAACCGGACGGACTTCGACAACGCGACGGTGTCCATCCCCGTCGCGGACGGCGTCGACGTGACCGACCGGAACCTGACCGTCTACAAGTGGCAGGCGGGGAGCGACGAACTCCCGCGCCCGGTCGAGACGACCGTCGACGAGCGGAACCGGACCGCGCGGGCGACGGTCGAGAACTTCTCGTACGTCTGGGTCGCCGACGGGGACGTGGCGGGGTACGACGCGGACGTCGGCCTCACCCCCGGCGATCTGCCGTTCTACGACGGCCTGGCGTCCCTCGCCGGCTGGGAGACGCGGGGCGACGTCACGACGGGGACGGTCAACGGCGTCTCCGGCGCGGTCCTGACCAGCACGGTCGAGACCGAGACGCCCACGCCGACGCCGGAACCGACGCCGACGCCGACCGAGTCCGACGACGGCGACGACGGGAGCAGTTGCTACCCGTACCCGAGCAACTGTGTCGACACGGACACGCCCACGCCGACGCCGGAACCGACGCCGACGCCGACCGAGTCCGACGACGGCGACGACGGGAGTAGCTGTTACCCGTATCCGACTAACTGCATCGGTACGGACACGCCGACGCCGGAGCCGACGCCTACGGAGTCGGACGACGGCGACGACGGGAGCAGTTGCTACCCGTACCCGAGCAACTGTATCAACACGGACACGCCGACGCCGGAACCGACGCCGACCCCGACCGAATCCGACGACGGCGGTGGCGACTGTCTCCCGCTCGTCGGCTGCGGCCCGGTCATAAGCGTCGCCAGCGCAGCCCCGACCGGTCAACGCGCGTCGGCGTCAGCCTCCGCGTCGGGCGCCGACGCGGCCATGGAACGGGACGTGGCGGTGCCGAGCGGCGAGGAGGCCACGCTTCACGTGCAGGTCGGGGCAGTGATGGCGAGCCCCGACGCGGAGCTCTCGATCGCGGTCGACGACGGCGACTCCGAGACCGTCCTCCACGAGTGGAACGGCATCGACCCGAACGTCGATCAGACGAAGACGTTCGACCTGTCGGAACACACCGGCGAGGAGGTGACCGTCGTGGTCCGGTCCGAAGGCACCGTCCGGGCGTCGGTCGGCCAGGTCGCCGTCACCGCCGACAGCGACGGCGACGGGCTCATCAACTCCCGCGAGCGCGACCTCACGGGGACCGGAGCCCCGCACCTGGACGACGACGGGACCCTCGTCCATCGGTCCCTCGAGCTCGACCCGCGGGACCCCGACGCGGACGGCGACGGGCTCGAGGACGGGCAGGAGGTCTACACCGAGGAGGTCGAACGCGGCGGCATCTTCGGCCTGTTCACCAGCACCGAGACGGAGGTCGTCTACTACGCCCACCCGAACGAGGTCAACAGCGACGGGATCGGTCTCGACGACGCCGCCGAGCACCGCAAGGACAGCGACCCCCTCGTTCGGGAGTCGCTGAGCCTCAGCGCGACCCTCCCGACGAACGTCCGGACGCCGAACGGCGGCGAGAGCCCCGAAGCGGTCCGGAAGCCGACCAGGCCGAACGGCGAGGGCAGCTACTGGGAGGTGCCGGTCACGCAGGCCGATAGCTGGTCCCAGCAGAGCTTCGGCGGTCCGCCCGGCTGGTTAGAGGGGTACGACCTCGAGGAGTACGAGACCTACTACCGGCTGACCGGCTACCTCTCCGTCGAGACGTCCCCGGCCGTCGAGAACAACCTCGACGAGTACGAGGACGAACTGCCGCTCGGGTACGAGGTGCGCGCGCCCGACAGCGACGTGGAGGTCGTCGACGTCGTCGAGCGCGAGGACAACACCGGCCTCCCGTACGTCGGCTGGGGGGACAGCGACCGCCTGACGCCGGGCGTCCACGAGTTCGACGTGATCGTCAAGGAGACGTCGTCGGCGAACACCGATCCCTCCGAGTGCTGTGTCGACTCGCTTGGCGGGCTCGAGCTGTCCGTGACGATGTCGGAGGACGGGGCGGAGACCATCTTCGAGCGCGACGAGATCATGTCCGACGTCGACGCCCGGACCGAGTGGACGGACGACGAGGTCACCGTCGAGACGCGCCAGCAGTACGGTCTCCAGTTCAACACCCGGACGAACTTCAATCACCACCTCGGCGTCGGCGCGCAGAACCTGCGCGATTTCAACCGCGTCGCCGGTGCCGCCACCGCCGGCGCCGGCGGGGCCCAGGTGCTCATCGTCTCCGGCAGCAAGCGCCTCGCCGTCGCCTTCGTCGCCTTCGAGTACCGCGACTCCGCGGACGACGTGGTGCGGAGCGCCGGATTCGACGCGCCGGAGATCCCCGGCGCCGGGCCCCGGGGAGTCGTCGAAAAGTCTTACATACAGAGTACAGAGGTACTCATGGACGCCGAGTACGCCGAGGAGAACGACGAACAGACCGGACGGACCGGAACGACCATCGTGATACAGAACTGA
- a CDS encoding transglutaminase domain-containing protein: MTDDDTPFDDADGRPDYGRVLVVLLALLGVVLASTAVPALSPQGTTTPAEELVPQPPDVGDAGGAGSGAGSGGGGLGALNPGSQTDVGGDLGGENAMRSQSAETHFVVRSTSASYWRTGAYDVYEGDGWAQSGEPTPADGDLGVADGRGEEVHYRVQLNRTATALPTVWRPSRVSRNDVLVTDGGAVRAEAALPGGTAYDGVSYAPRRDPDALRTAGTDYPEEVRERYTRLPASTDGRLKPFTDQLTDDADSPYETARTVESWLEEEKNYSLEVDEPGGDDVAGQFVFDMEAGYCEYFATSMVAMLRTQDVPARYVVGYSTGERTGEDTYTVRGMNAHAWVEVYFPDRGWVRFDPTPGQERLEQERESFREQRSGDYEATETGSPGEEFSTNGSDADGTPGENGSDGDGEPDGSTDGGDGSSGDATDDGDRERTVGEYTVGLNRSAAPGAPVTVTVTRNGLPVGGAMVTFNGEPVGVTDQDGQVVGEVPYAESLRVDVDGDAVLRADADGDTEGTPDGVELFDVAAAGGPAADRFYAAGQAGANATFDVATNATLAVDGDAVTGGEVTVTATVDGVPVRRAAVLVDGERVGETDDEGAATVALPDETGDVTVRVERGPVAGERTLTLAALNVSATPTAPVALPGTGVVVEATLGDDPVAGATVTVAGERVGETNVDGRTTARLPLANAARIAVDAHGQRAEQTVGGLFVNLAGTLLAALAVLGGAVLLTRRYGIDPATVRRALRRVPDLIATALVALGAVADRAVARLWARALLTADHLRSMVAGRRSPGDLLDALRDWLAARRAEVRSAAAGATAAAVGDDGPEGSHATVREAWAEFLDAVSLRRPGTRTPAAIGSHAVERDDLPSDAVWTLVDAFRAVEYGDRDPDERVPEVREAVAEVRRTVERREGGEDATGRTAGDADGVDDSPAGADAGVAD, encoded by the coding sequence ATGACTGACGACGACACGCCGTTCGACGACGCCGACGGCCGCCCCGACTACGGGCGCGTCCTGGTGGTCCTGCTCGCCCTCCTCGGCGTGGTCCTGGCGTCGACCGCGGTCCCCGCCCTCTCGCCTCAGGGGACGACCACCCCGGCCGAGGAACTGGTACCCCAGCCCCCGGACGTCGGAGACGCCGGCGGCGCCGGCAGCGGTGCGGGCAGCGGCGGCGGCGGCCTCGGCGCGCTGAATCCCGGCTCGCAGACTGACGTGGGCGGCGACCTCGGCGGCGAGAACGCCATGCGCTCCCAGAGCGCCGAGACCCACTTCGTCGTCCGATCGACCAGCGCGAGCTACTGGCGGACCGGCGCCTACGACGTCTACGAGGGCGACGGATGGGCCCAGAGCGGCGAGCCGACGCCCGCCGACGGCGACCTGGGGGTCGCCGACGGCCGCGGCGAGGAGGTCCACTACCGCGTCCAGTTGAACCGCACGGCGACGGCGCTGCCGACCGTCTGGCGGCCGAGCCGCGTCTCCCGGAACGACGTCCTCGTCACCGACGGCGGCGCCGTCCGGGCCGAGGCGGCGCTGCCGGGCGGGACGGCGTACGACGGCGTCAGCTACGCCCCCCGGCGGGACCCCGACGCGCTCCGGACGGCCGGGACGGACTACCCCGAGGAGGTCCGAGAGCGGTACACCCGACTGCCCGCCAGCACCGACGGCCGGCTGAAGCCGTTCACCGACCAGCTGACGGACGACGCCGACAGCCCCTACGAGACGGCCCGGACCGTCGAGAGCTGGCTGGAGGAGGAGAAGAACTACTCGCTGGAGGTGGACGAGCCCGGCGGCGACGACGTCGCCGGTCAGTTCGTCTTCGACATGGAGGCGGGCTACTGCGAGTACTTCGCCACGTCGATGGTCGCCATGCTGCGCACGCAGGACGTCCCCGCCCGCTACGTCGTGGGCTACTCGACCGGCGAGCGGACGGGCGAGGACACCTACACCGTCCGCGGGATGAACGCCCACGCCTGGGTCGAGGTGTACTTCCCCGACCGCGGCTGGGTCCGGTTCGATCCGACGCCCGGTCAGGAACGCCTCGAACAGGAGCGCGAATCCTTCCGGGAGCAGCGCAGCGGCGACTACGAGGCCACGGAGACGGGCAGCCCCGGCGAGGAGTTCAGCACGAACGGCAGCGACGCGGACGGAACGCCCGGGGAGAACGGGAGCGACGGGGACGGCGAGCCCGACGGATCGACGGACGGCGGCGACGGATCGAGCGGCGACGCGACGGACGACGGGGACCGCGAGCGGACCGTCGGCGAGTACACGGTGGGGCTCAACCGCTCGGCCGCGCCGGGCGCGCCGGTGACCGTCACCGTGACCCGGAACGGGCTGCCCGTCGGGGGCGCCATGGTGACGTTCAACGGCGAGCCCGTCGGCGTGACCGACCAGGACGGACAGGTGGTCGGCGAGGTGCCGTACGCGGAGTCGCTGCGGGTCGACGTGGACGGCGATGCCGTGCTGCGGGCCGACGCCGACGGCGACACCGAGGGAACGCCCGACGGGGTTGAGCTCTTTGACGTCGCGGCGGCCGGCGGTCCGGCGGCCGACCGCTTCTACGCGGCCGGCCAGGCCGGTGCCAACGCCACCTTCGACGTCGCGACGAACGCGACCCTCGCCGTGGACGGCGACGCCGTCACCGGCGGGGAAGTGACCGTCACCGCGACCGTCGACGGCGTCCCCGTCCGCCGCGCCGCGGTCCTGGTCGACGGAGAGCGGGTCGGCGAGACCGACGACGAGGGAGCGGCGACGGTCGCCCTCCCCGACGAGACCGGCGACGTGACGGTGCGGGTCGAGCGCGGCCCCGTCGCCGGCGAGCGGACGCTGACCCTGGCGGCGCTGAACGTCAGCGCGACGCCGACGGCGCCCGTCGCGCTCCCCGGTACCGGAGTCGTCGTCGAGGCGACCCTCGGGGACGACCCGGTCGCGGGCGCGACCGTCACCGTCGCCGGCGAGCGGGTCGGCGAGACGAACGTCGACGGGCGGACGACCGCCCGGTTGCCGCTGGCGAACGCGGCCCGAATCGCCGTCGACGCCCACGGCCAGCGCGCCGAGCAGACCGTCGGCGGGCTCTTCGTTAACCTCGCCGGGACCCTCCTCGCCGCGCTGGCCGTCCTCGGCGGCGCGGTCCTGCTGACGCGGCGCTACGGGATCGATCCGGCGACGGTCCGGCGGGCCCTGCGGCGCGTCCCGGACCTGATCGCGACGGCGCTCGTGGCGCTCGGGGCCGTCGCCGACCGCGCGGTCGCGCGCCTGTGGGCGCGGGCCCTGCTGACCGCCGATCACCTGCGGTCGATGGTCGCCGGCCGCCGCTCGCCCGGGGACCTGCTCGACGCGCTGCGGGACTGGCTGGCGGCGCGACGCGCCGAGGTCCGGAGCGCCGCGGCCGGGGCCACGGCCGCCGCGGTCGGCGACGACGGACCCGAGGGATCCCACGCGACCGTCCGCGAGGCGTGGGCCGAGTTCCTCGACGCCGTCTCGCTCCGGCGCCCGGGTACCCGCACGCCCGCCGCCATCGGGAGCCACGCCGTCGAGCGCGACGACCTGCCGTCCGACGCCGTCTGGACGCTGGTCGACGCCTTCCGCGCCGTCGAGTACGGCGACCGCGACCCGGACGAGCGCGTGCCCGAGGTGCGCGAGGCCGTCGCCGAGGTCCGGCGGACCGTCGAGCGCCGCGAGGGCGGCGAGGACGCGACCGGGCGCACCGCCGGCGACGCCGACGGCGTCGACGACTCGCCGGCGGGGGCCGACGCGGGGGTGGCCGACTGA
- a CDS encoding DUF7269 family protein, translating to MRTRVALFGALGAAATLAAAVLLFAPDLALGLPAVEALARPFTGSGRGTALLLGSALVGLYLTWAARTAARTDSPDRDPDAFDEAVAAPPEDATARLGRAVAGDLDELVDAAADGDRGAVEAVRQRLHRVAATAHARAAGVDRDEARDAVREGRWTDDRTAAAFLADGDPDHPVWSRLLLWLDPGRERRRRIERTVAATERLAASVRTPGWDGAADGDGDSAVGGEEGIAG from the coding sequence ATGCGGACCCGCGTGGCCCTGTTCGGGGCGCTGGGCGCCGCCGCGACGCTCGCCGCGGCCGTCCTCCTGTTCGCGCCCGACCTCGCGCTGGGTCTGCCAGCGGTCGAGGCCCTGGCGCGGCCGTTCACGGGGAGCGGCCGGGGGACTGCGCTGCTCCTGGGCAGCGCCCTTGTCGGCCTGTACCTGACGTGGGCGGCCCGGACCGCCGCCCGCACGGACTCGCCTGACCGGGACCCGGACGCGTTCGACGAGGCGGTCGCGGCGCCGCCCGAGGACGCCACGGCGCGTCTCGGGCGGGCCGTCGCCGGCGACCTGGACGAACTGGTCGATGCGGCCGCCGACGGCGACCGGGGCGCCGTCGAGGCCGTCCGGCAGCGCCTGCACAGGGTGGCCGCGACCGCCCACGCCCGGGCGGCCGGCGTCGATCGCGACGAGGCACGGGACGCGGTCCGCGAGGGGCGGTGGACCGACGACCGCACCGCGGCGGCGTTCCTGGCCGACGGGGATCCGGACCACCCCGTCTGGTCGCGCCTGCTCCTGTGGCTCGACCCCGGTCGGGAGCGCCGCCGCCGAATCGAGCGGACCGTCGCCGCGACCGAGCGGCTGGCCGCCTCCGTGCGGACGCCCGGCTGGGACGGGGCGGCCGACGGGGACGGCGACAGCGCGGTCGGCGGCGAGGAGGGGATCGCCGGATGA
- a CDS encoding DUF58 domain-containing protein, which yields MTTRRVRRWGMALVGTLTLVSVALLAAEPFLLAATAVPLAYVLHGALARVPPEVDLRARRRVETAEPTPGEPVRVTLTVENAGDRALTDVRVVDGVPEELVVVDGSPRGCRSLRPGESAEVTYELVAKRGSYAFGDPVVRVRPLAATAIATAEVTAEGATSLTSATAVDDAPPSDATLPRAGTQPSDGGGSGVEFHATREYQHGDPVNRIDWRRYAKAGELTTVEYRREQSVRTVVVVDARPVACVTPEPGYPTGAELAAYAAERMLAALGRGSAVASVAAVGLADEDVPGGRDPDGLAWVDAAGAADPRAARLFDGVGNAATRAARTPGHERGARKTGTDAGATTDADDATGASAPADRAAATDGGATDLDDAIEALLARLPPTAQVVVCSPLLDDWPVDLVGSLAARGYPATVVSPDVTRGETVGQRVAAAERAFRLEAVELAGASAVDWDLDRSIDVALRASGVVR from the coding sequence ATGACGACGCGCCGCGTCCGCCGGTGGGGGATGGCGCTCGTCGGAACGCTGACGCTGGTGAGCGTCGCGCTGCTGGCCGCGGAGCCGTTCCTGCTCGCCGCGACGGCCGTCCCGCTGGCGTACGTCCTCCACGGCGCGCTCGCGCGCGTGCCCCCCGAGGTCGATCTGCGGGCCCGCCGGCGCGTCGAGACGGCGGAGCCGACGCCGGGCGAGCCCGTCCGCGTGACGCTGACCGTCGAGAACGCCGGCGACCGGGCGCTGACCGACGTCCGCGTCGTCGACGGCGTCCCCGAGGAGCTGGTCGTCGTCGACGGGTCGCCGCGGGGCTGCCGGTCGCTCCGGCCGGGCGAGTCCGCCGAGGTCACCTACGAACTCGTCGCCAAGCGCGGGAGCTACGCCTTCGGGGACCCCGTCGTCCGCGTGCGCCCGCTGGCGGCCACGGCGATCGCGACCGCCGAGGTCACGGCCGAGGGGGCGACCTCGCTGACCAGCGCGACGGCCGTCGACGACGCGCCCCCGTCGGACGCGACGCTGCCGCGGGCGGGCACCCAGCCCAGCGACGGCGGCGGCAGCGGCGTCGAGTTCCACGCCACCCGCGAGTACCAGCACGGCGACCCCGTCAACCGGATCGACTGGCGCCGCTACGCCAAGGCCGGCGAGCTGACGACCGTCGAGTACCGCCGGGAGCAGTCAGTCCGGACCGTCGTCGTCGTCGACGCCCGCCCGGTCGCGTGCGTGACGCCCGAACCCGGCTACCCGACCGGTGCCGAACTGGCCGCCTACGCCGCCGAGCGAATGCTGGCCGCACTGGGGCGGGGGAGCGCCGTCGCCAGCGTCGCCGCCGTCGGCCTCGCCGACGAGGACGTGCCCGGCGGCCGCGACCCGGACGGCCTCGCGTGGGTCGACGCCGCCGGCGCCGCCGACCCGCGCGCCGCCCGCCTGTTCGACGGCGTCGGGAACGCCGCCACGCGGGCCGCGCGGACCCCGGGGCACGAGCGGGGCGCCCGGAAGACCGGGACGGACGCGGGCGCGACGACGGACGCGGACGACGCGACCGGCGCGTCGGCCCCTGCCGACCGGGCGGCCGCCACGGACGGCGGGGCGACGGACCTCGACGACGCCATCGAGGCGCTGCTGGCCCGCCTCCCGCCGACCGCGCAGGTGGTGGTCTGCTCGCCCCTGCTGGACGACTGGCCGGTCGACCTCGTCGGGAGCCTCGCCGCGCGGGGGTACCCGGCGACCGTCGTCAGCCCGGACGTGACGCGGGGCGAGACGGTCGGCCAGCGGGTCGCGGCGGCGGAGCGAGCGTTCCGGCTGGAGGCGGTCGAACTGGCCGGCGCGAGCGCCGTCGACTGGGACCTCGACCGATCCATCGACGTCGCCCTCCGGGCGTCGGGGGTGGTGCGGTGA